A window of Phaseolus vulgaris cultivar G19833 chromosome 4, P. vulgaris v2.0, whole genome shotgun sequence genomic DNA:
ataattaaattaataaaatgttaaataataaaattatatttaaattttaaattataatttattatttctttcaattttacattttttttgttttatttataaattaaactttaaattattttaattaactaaaatataaaaataaaaattattatttattcttcatttatatagaaggataaatttataatcttacaacttttactattcaaaataatttataatattcttacaaccatcacatcactcaccaatttcaataaacttttctcacacatccactctaacatatctcaatccaaacaacctcaactttcttcacactttcttcacacttctaCTCACCCACACTCTCAACTTTTCACTTCcccacaccctctaatccaaacaaagcctaagggtgtgtttggattagagggtgtgggaagtggaaagttgagggtgagtGGGAGTGgaagtggaagtgtgaagaaagttgaggttgtttggattgtggtatgttagagtggatgtgtgaagaaagtttattggaaattgtgaatgatgtgatagttgtgagagtattttaatatattttgaatagtaaaatttgtaagattacaattttaccctttgtataaaaaaaataatgattaatcctatttcatattttagttaattataattttaaattaaaatataattttattatttaatattttattaattattatttttatttaagttaatttatttacataattttaatattatatatgacttttttaattatattatgttatatatatacaaatatatataaaattaattttaataataattttcattattatgaatagcataatcgattatgttagtaggcaaaaaacaaacataatcgattatcacaTCACATAATCGATTAGGACCCCTTTTACACACttcagataatcgattatcaaagcataatcgattatgctacTAGGCTAAAAacaaccataatcgattatcacaACAAATAATCGATTAAGAGTCATTTACACActacagataatcgattatgcctgAAAATTTTTACAGATTACACTATAATCGATTATTTTGCCCATGATATTTAAGCCATAATCGATTAACCAACAATCAAACATATAAACTCACCTCAGATGAACCTAAAGATGAACCCAGATGAAGGTACATATGAACCCAGAGATGAACACAACACTTTCAGATGAATAACCTATACGTTAATGAAGTCCCTAACACACACTATGACTTACGAATCTCTCCAACTACACACTCTATGCTTCGCTCTCTTTGCTTATGCTTCGCTCTCTTTGATTATCTGTGAATGGAGGAAGGGCAACATTGGAAATTCGTGGTGATGACTTGACACTCGCACTGCACAGTGaaactttctcttcatcttttaGAAAAAACACAATTCACTCAACTTTCTCTTTCGTTGCACCCTCACCCGCAACAATGCATGGATCCAAACGGGGTGGTGTTGTGACTTCCGTCGTCGACAACAGTACCACCCCTGAATCGAAACGTAGCCTAAGAGAAAAGATAGAAGTATAAGCAATAGTTATTCAGATCCAAAATATACATAGTTACTTCAGTTTCTTGTAGGAATAACTCACCACCCAACACATCAAATCTTTTAACAAGATCTTATTTTTGCATTGGAATTGAAATTGATGTGATGCCATGGGATGTCTACACCCATGGCATTTTACTCTTATGTTCAAATTTGATACACTTATGTTCAAATTTTACTcttatgttcttccatacactTCTTTGGACGCAACATTAAAGTCTACATTTATTTGTGTATCTAATATACTATTATAGAAGTTATTACATAAATAATGACCAACGCAATATTAGAGTTTACATTTGTTGGTGTATccaatatatttatatataagttatCACATAAATAATGACCAACACAACGATAAGTTAAAGAATAACTATAATAAATCCATAAAATTTGTACAATGaaatatataactatttttttttcaactataaataaattaaataaaaaataaatatttaaaaaatgtcttaacctttaatttatacattaagtcaaaatccaaacaaaacatttcAGAAATACACAATcctttaatttattcattaaaaatacattCACAAAGATACCAATAATATATGAATTTacataattagatattaatcgaaatatattatcttttcaaagaaaaatataattcacTCTTTTAAGACTTTGATATGTGATATAACGATAAATTTCTTTCAGCTTCTCACTAATATATCCTTAGTTTACGTGATTTCAATCATCATTAAAACTAGTAAATCTCCATTATaatatatatctttattttttatcagctataaattaattaaataaactatTTATATGTCAAGAATAAATAGGATTaacatgttattttaaaaattaattaatatgatcCAACCTAAGATATATAAGTTTCCTTCGGTTACATTTTGCATGCCTTTGGCTTTAACTATTCCTTATTTAAGTggtataaaagaataaaaagaaaatttattttgtatgttTTTAATAACAAATGTAATCACGAGAATCCCTATAGTGTTTGGTTGAGAGAAAAGATAGAATATGCACAGTTGGTTCAGTTTTTTTGCAGAAATTACTCACCACCCATCATAGCAAATCTTTTAacaagattttattttttgcattgGAATTGGAAATGATGTGATGCCATCAGAAACTTACAATTAGGGAAGTGAAAGGAAAAAGTTTAGGATTATATTTCCCATTCTGCATTGAAAAACTTATGATGTGATggtattttttattactaataatatgtaaatatttgttaaataagttttttttagtagtttcttgaagtttttatttgttatttttttatataagatataattttattattttcttttttattcatcataTATATACGACCttactgtttaatttttttacacaaagtaaaaaatgtttctttaatattttataacataCTTGAGAATAAGTTTATTATCATTTGGTTtaactattatattatttacaatatttattttactgttttataattttaatttaatattcataaatactaattttgttttattttattattttgaaacaatttttttattatattgctAAAAATACATTTATGAAGATCATGTTAGCAATCACTCATAACATAATATTAAATTGTGTCACACACTCCTCTAAACTCAATAGTAAAGTGTGTATCCGAATTTATTTGTGTACCCACTATATTTGTAATaagttataatataaataattacatGAAAGTTGTGTtggtaatattttaaaaaatgtttaattgaGTAATATTAGGGTGGCAAAAGCAAAACGGATGTGTCAAACATGTTTTGACCTGACATACAAAAGTTTTgtgaattaaaaatagtaattcGCTCTATTATAAAGTGagatattttttgttaaaaaaataaaattatttgatttaaatctatttatttaattataatcatttatattacattttaaacaataaaattaagaaagaactataaaattaaatcaaattttaatattataataaaagaatacttaatatctaacaaaataaaataaatatcaataatactttaataaataaaaaaatatataaaaataataatatcaataatactttcatcaataaaaaatatataaaaaaataatatcaataatactttcatgaataaaaaatatataaataaaataatataaataaatttttatataaaatattcattatcCAAATTGAcgaattcaaaaaattaattcaGGTTAAAAAATGACAATCTCCATCCATTTTACCcgagtaatataaaaaaaagtacaccatcaaattatctattttttttataaaggttGAAATAatcatattcttttttatttattaattctttaCCGATTAAAAAAATCTATCAATAAATCTATTATGAGTGCATCTTAATACTACTTCTAATTGAGACTAAACAATAAATCTATTATGAGACAAACTTTGAGAATTTCAATAGGTCTCATCATTCTACACTGTATTAATTTGTATTCATTTTTTCTGGATTATGctttaatagattttttttaatatcttttacaCCATTTTTACTCAAATAGGTAAAttcattttgtttataaaaaaatatatttttaatataatggttttatatttttacaactcaagatttttttatattatgtgaACATATTTTAATGAGAATATCTTATaatcttaagttttattttcctTTATGTTAAGATATTCTAGTGAGAGAAATCTTATAAAATTCagatgttaatattattatttttggaataaaaatatattttaaagccatatttattatttgttagtAATGTTTGGTAAATAAGTTTTTAATGGTTGGTaatgttttcaaaaaaattatttctagttttttattttgtttttaaaatatttattaagcttttttatatataagatacaattttattgttttattttttattcatttataatatgtgattttactattttaacttttttaccgaaattaaaaaatatatattttaataaataagataTTTGAGAATAagtttactattatttttattgttattttcatacttttttattatttagagtatttattatttttactattttagaACTATCTTTAATACTGATAGATAGTAAATTCatttcattatttaattattttaaataacttttgtattacattatatattttaactcttttttttaatatgaaaaatatattttaagatgaaatatatatatatatatatatatattaataacaaatatacaatttgttataaaaataataaatcttttaagttaTGAACTTATGTTtaattgttataaaaatatCCAATTTTGAATTAATGACGCAAGTTTAGTATAAGGTTAATCTTTAACTTATGAATTGAGTTTCAATTGTTATAAACATATccaattttaaattaatgacCCAAGttttactataaaatatttattgtttctAGTAAATAATTACTCCCTAAACATTGTGCATACCTATTATTAGTTAAACGTGCATCATATTTACAAGATTTATCATGGAAAATAGAAACTATTGGAAATTATCAAGTATTTTATGTTAGaatcacaataaaaaataaaatcaatgcAACAATTTAATTATGGATGCTAAAACATATCCAACATGACTTATGACTTTAACCTCCTATTTGTTTATGTGGATCTACTATTCACAGACAAATAAGTGAGGAATATCAACTATTTGGATCTAAGATTTtgtgaagaaaagaagaagaagatataCCATCATTTTCCCTCAAAACGAagagatatataaaaaaattcatatcagcaactcttattttcaaatttaccaTCATTTATTCTAATATTTCAATATTTCATATGATGAGAGTGATTGAccgaaataaaaacaaatagatATAGAAAAAATTCATTACAAATTACTGTATCTCATCCACAGAAATTCTACAAAATATCTTCCCAAAATACTTATACATCTAATAAAGATGAAagtaatatatttgaaaattccTATAACACACAGAAAAAAGTCACGCTTACAGCTCCGATACTAGCTACTTAAATGAAAGTGTACAAGTATCTGAACTCTTTATGCATGATGATAAATCTCTTATCATATTATGTCTTCTCAAAGGACCAAAATAAGCACAATTATAAAACTATTATTAATCCTAATATTTGAAGAAATCATAATAAGAAAATTCATACTTGAAAAGCTTAAATCATTAAACCTTATCATCATAAGTGCTAATGACAAGAGTTTGAAGCTTTGGACAATGCTTTAGCACTTCCAACACCTCAACCAATTCCTTACAATACACAAAGGTCAACTCAAGTTGAACTAAATTGTGAAGATCAAAAACCAGGTCTTTTAGATCTATCTGgaatacaaaataatatcaaaACATCAGAAATTCTGAGTTTTTTCCCTTAAATATGGAACTTATAAGAAGCAAATTTTACACACAATACCCTATCTGTGAATAAAACTTCAACGTTTTTAACAACATCCAATGGAACTAAATGTTCATGGATGTTAGCTCTGACCAAATTGGGCAATCTATGAAACTTTTCTGCACTATTTGCAGTCATATTATTGACTAGCAAGTCCTCGAGATTAGGAGTCCCAGAAAGAAACTGTGGAAGATCATCTTGttcaaaataaacataattcaaaTGCAAGATTTTAAGCAAGGGCAAATCAACAAAAGAAACATCTTTCAATGTTAAGTTGGCCAACTTCAGAACTACAAGAGTTTTGCATCTAAACACCGGAGAAGGCACCCAAAGGCGCCAATACAGATTGAGATCAAGGTGTTCTAGTCTACCATTTTTATTCATTGCAGACTTAAGCAATGCAACGTTAATGGTTTCAGCCTCAATGATCCTCTCACCACTATGATTACAGAAACAGAAACATTTAAGGCGAAATCTATGGAAGAGTTGGCGCTTATCACGGAAAAGCAGAAAAGAGTACAACGATTGAAAGAAGCCAGAGCAGAACTCTTTGTCATCATCAATTCCACCTTGGAGATCGAAATCGAAAGAGGGAACTAAACGCCATAACAACTTCCAGCGCTTGGAGAGAACACTGGTTGTAACAACTTCTTTGGTTGGGAGAAAAGAGAGAATGTAACAAAGGACTGAGTCTGGAAAATCACTGATGATATCAGCCATGGTTGAGAATGCAAAGTGTGCATGGATGCTTCACTCTCTTATAGAAATATCATCGCTCTCAAAAGTAATCATCGCCTcgcttagctgagatgtcaagttgcagaGTGATACTTAACacaaaaattttataaaaaaaaaaaaaacaaaagtaatcATCGCTTAACAAGTAATCATCGCCTCGCTTCacttagctgagatgtcaagttgcatagtgatacctaacacgaaaactttataaaaaaaaaaagtaatcatCGCATAACAAGACTAtgtgatttagggtttaggattttatTGGAATTGATGTAATTCACAtccttaataatattttatttgatgggtaaaaaaattgtatacttttaatgatttttatatttttacaattcAAGATTTTTTcctcttattttttatattgggtaatatttcttttaatatctttttacaCAACTTTTACtcaaatatcatatttttaataatgtttattagataactaacaaaaatatattttttaatataatgatttttatatttttaccattcaagatttttttttgtttcttttatattgtgTGAACATATTTTAAGAAGAAGATCttataatcttaaattttatttatttatttttatgttaagaTATTTTAGTGAGAGAAATCTTATTATAAAATTCagatgttaatattattatttttggaataaaaatattcttaaagatttatttattatttgttagtAATGTTTGgtaaataagtttttaatagtttgtaatgtttttaattttcatttgtagattttttttaaattattataaactttttatataaactgctccttcattgccttcgtcatcaaaataaaaatcgaactgttaaaaacaattataaaactatattaatcctaaaaaaaattgtcagaaaaaaataaaaacattggttccatattattataaacattGGTCAATTTGATAACTACAAGGGTTTTGCAGCTAAACACCATGTTTTATGATATAATTTGACTCAGTTAGAATCCAGAGGAAAAATATGGACTAAAATAAAACCAAGTTGTTAAtcattataatttgtatttttctttttattttcaattgtggaacgtctaacttttttttctaatttacaaatatttataaatataaattataagaaCATATACAAATGCATAACAAAAAAAGTTTTAACAGCATGATGGAATTTTTAGAATTCGCCATCAAAGTCAATAATCCATATAATAACAAAGATTACATTAAACATCATCTTAAATCATCAATGTAAGATATATTCTAATCGAAAAATGTAATAATATGAAACAAACTTTAATTAGGTGAAGAAAACTATATTTATTTGATAAACATATCCACTAATAGTCATACTCAGATTCCCAATTCTCAGATTCCCAAATTGACTTTTCAAATGATAGTGTACAAGTATCCGAAGTCTTTCTGCATGAGGATAAATCTCTTATCATATCATGTATTATCAAATGACAGTATTGAGAACTACGAATGCGGAATTCCATAATTTTTATCTCTTTgtttatacttttattattttttaaaggtcTCAAAttagttttacttttatttaaaattagtcagaaaagaaattttaatattgtttgATTGACTAACTTTGAAGTGGGACTTAACATTGATTTGGTATTATTGTAGTTACGTATTAAATTTGGATTGTATTATGATATGTGATTTTAGAAGAATACAGTGACGTTGTTATCTTTTATGAGTCATCGTAAATTGATGTACTTTGTTGGTTCTACATTTATTTCATAAGGTATGACTAATAGAAGTATGACTCTTGACCACCGtttttttaaggtttttttttttaatttaattcctTCTAATGGCTTGATATCTCTATTTGTAATATATCATTTTGCTtcatatttctttaaatttctcaaaataacacaaaaattagaaataaacaTTCTTATGCAtctcataatttaaaaatatgtaaaaaaaattcaaatttctaaattagaagttgaattataactattttatcaattcaaattataaaaaattaaagttctaagtttctatttttttatgaaatattacaTAATAATTATGACCTTGATTAACAACTTCCCTTAAATCTACTTCCTCTAGATAAGTTTGTATTATTGTAATCTATATTTCAGTGAAGAAGAAAACAGTTATCTCTTTAAGCATCATCAATTTTAAGTCCTTTTGAATAACATGCTTTCTTGTAGTTTCAACAATGTTAAAAGTGAAATAGACCACAATTCATCACTAAAACGTCCCAGTGGACACTGAAGGAAGGAGCAAAAATGTCCTAGCTCAATCTAGTGCTCAAGCTAAAAGAATCTATAAATATGAGACTTATGAATGAATAGGGAGATACATAATTTACATCATACACATTGTCATGTTTTtcattatcattgtttattCTTGGGTGTTCTTTCATGTATTATGTCGTATGGcgatttttttcttcttcaaatacAAGAATCAGTACATAGGATAGTTTTTATATACCTTTTCAGCTGGTGCTTCCATGCTATCACAAATATATAGTTCCTTTAAATGAagaagtttctttgaaaaagtTTTAACTTGGGACATATCTATGTAGAAAGATATTGAAGACTCGGAAAAGTAGCAGTTTTACATTCCATTAATTCATTTTGTAGAATTGCAATCTTTCCAAAGACAGAAATGAAGAAGACCTGCTTCCATAAAATTCAGCACCAATGCTCACTCTTACTACTGAACTtgaaccaaattaaaaaaatgataaataaagagACAAAGAAAGACGATAAACCAAATTAAGTGAATAAGGAAAGGATGCGAATTAGTATATCGAGGctcagacacttctcttaaatgacaTATCCGTGTTAGACACACGTATCGGTGTCAACACTCGTACGACacttatcggtgaagtgttcaattcaaaaaatatttgttagatttctgaaaattcttgtatagttttaacacagttttaaaaaagataaatacaataattttctgaTACACAGTTTTGGTAGATGATAGCCTTTGTTTTGCATAAAACTTCTGAAAAAtactcccgaaatagttttttcctgaaatttcacgtaaaaatctccactgaatttgagaaaaaacgcgacaaatttcggatcaaacggatgagtattcacccacgaaaaaaatcaaactgtttcacacacaaacgaaccttcctttcagccctgacagtgatgaataaaaaattaattgccAATCTCGTGGGACGAATCTTGAGCTCAAGTCTCAGCCAAAACCTCGATAGACACAGAGACTaacgtctggtaaaattttcagaccaaaatacccaaggagtaagacATTGTaggtcccagaccgagagtgaacaaaactagttttccgaaaacaaaacgtcctggcttatcttccccgtatcttccttttgtgatttgtttatggacgtgccttcTCACCTGGGTGCacacaacatatgaaagtacttgtgtgaattttttcagcgctaTATGGACCCaaaatgaaattgcagaaagttgggcgaaatttcacaagttttggtagaggatagcctttggtttgcccaaaatttctgaaaaattctcccagaatagttttttcttgaaattccacgtaagaatctccactgaatttgggacaaaacgcgacaaatttcaggtcaaacggatgagtattcagccacgaaaaaaatcaaacagtttcccacacaaacgaaccttcctttcagccctgacagtgatgaataaaaaatttattgtcaatcttgtgggacgaatctggggctcaaatctcagccaaaactcaatagacacagtgacgaacgtcttgTAAACATGTCAGACCAGAATACCCGGAGAGTAGGgcatagtaagtcccagaccaagagtgaacaaaactggttttccgaaaacagagCGTCCttgcttttctcccccgtatctttttttttttttttttttttttatggacgtgcctccttacctgggtgaaaacaacatatgaaagtatctgtgtgaattttttcagcgcaataagGACCCAGactaaaatttcagaaaatagggcgaaatttcactagttttggtagaggatagccttggattgccaaaaatttctgaaaaattcacccggaatagttttttcctgaaattccacgcaAGAATCTCCAccgaatttgggacaaaacgcgacaaatttcaggtcaaacggatgagtattcagcaacgaaaaaaatcaaacagtttcacacacaaacgaaccttcctttctgccctggcagtgattaataaaaaatttattgccaatcttgtgggacgaatctggggctcaaatctcagccataactcagtagacacagtgacaaacgtctggtaaaaatgtCAGACCAGAATACCCGAAGAGTAGGgcatagtaagtcccagacagagagtgaacaaaactggttttccaaaaacagagcgtcctggcttttctcccacgtatcttctttttgttatttgtttgtggacgtgcctccttacctgggtgcaaacaacatatgaaggtacctgtgtgaattttttcagcgcaatatgGACCCAGactaaaatttcagaaaatagGGCGGAATTTCacgagttttggtagaggatataGCCTTAGTTTGccaaaaatttctgaaaaattctcccggaatagttttttcctgaaatttcacgtaagaatctccattgaatttttgggacaaaacgcgacaagtttcaggtcaaacggatgagtattcagcaatgaaaaaaatcaaacagtttcacacacaaacgaaccatcCTTTCTGCCCTAGCAGTgatgaagaaaaaatttattgccaatcttgtgggacgaatctggggctcaaatctcagccaaaactcagtagacacagtgacgagcGTCTGGTAAAAATGTCAGACCAGAATACCCGAAGAGTAGGGCATAGTAAGTCcgagaccgagagtgaacaaaactggttttccgaaaacagagCGTCAAGGCTTTTCTCCTCGTATctttttttgtgatttgtttgtggacgtgcctcctcacctgggtgcaaacaacatatgaaagtacctgtgtgaattttttcagtgcaatacggacccagacaAAAATTtcggaaagtagggcgaaatttcacgagttttggtagaggatagcctgggtttgcccaaaatttctgaaaaattctcccggaatagttttttcctgaaattccacctaAGAATCTCcgctgaatttgggacaaaaagcgacaaatttcaggtcaaacggatgagtattcacccacgaaaaaaatcaaacagtttcacacacaaacgaaccttccttttagccctggcagtgatgaataaaaaaaaaattgtcaatcTTTTTGGATGAATATACGGCTCTaatctcaaccaaaactcagtagacctagtgacgaacgtctggtaaaaatttcggACCAGAATACTCGGGGATtagggcgtagtaagtcccagaccgagagtgaacaaagcTGGTTTTCCGATAACAgagcgtcctggcttttctccccagtatcttcttttttttatttgtttatggacgtgcctccttacctgggtgcaaacaataTATGAAAGTACCTGTTTGAATTTTTTCTGCGCAATACGAACCTAGACTAAAATTTCGGAAaatagggcgaaatttcacgaggtttgcccaaaatttctgaaaaattctcctggaatagttttttcctgaaattccacctaagaatgtccactgaatttgggacaaaacacgacaaatttcaAGTCAAACGGATAACTATTCACCCACGagaaaaatcaaacagtttcacacacaaatgaacatctctttcagccctggcagtgatgaataaaaaatttattgccaattttgtgggacgaatttggagctcaagtctcagccaaaactcaatagacacagtcacaaacgtctggtaaaaatttcagatcaaaatacccaaggagtaaggcgtagtaagtcctataccgagagtgaacaaaactggttttctgaaaacaaaacgtccttgcttttcttccccgtatcttccttttgtgattgttttatggacgtgcctccttacctgggtggaaacaacatatgaaagtacttgtgtgagttttttcagcacaatacggacccagaatgaaattgctcaaagttgggcgaaatttcacaagttttggtagaggatagcctttggtttgcacaaaatttatgaaaaattctcccgaaatagttttttcctgaaattccacgtaaaaatctccactgaatttttgacaaaacgcgacaaatttcgggtcaaacggatgagtattcacccacgaaaaaaatcaatcagtttcacacacaaacgaacctctctttcagccatggcagtgatgaataaaaaatttattgcacatcttgtgggacgaatctggggttCAAATctaagccaaaactcagtaCACACAGTGACGAACATCTGTTAAAAATTTTAAACCAGATGACTCGGGTAGtagggcgtagtaagtcccagaccgagagttaacaaaactggttttccgaaaccagagcgtcctggcttttctccctcgtatcttctttttgtgatttgtttgtgGACGTGCCTCCATACCTGGgcgcaaacaacatacgaaagtacctgtgtgaatttttcagcgcaatacggacccagactaaaatttcagaaagtatggcgaaattgcacgagttttggtagaggataaccct
This region includes:
- the LOC137836589 gene encoding F-box/LRR-repeat protein 13-like; this encodes MADIISDFPDSVLCYILSFLPTKEVVTTSVLSKRWKLLWRLVPSFDFDLQGGIDDDKEFCSGFFQSLYSFLLFRDKRQLFHRFRLKCFCFCNHSGERIIEAETINVALLKSAMNKNGRLEHLDLNLYWRLWVPSPVFRCKTLVVLKLANLTLKDVSFVDLPLLKILHLNYVYFEQDDLPQFLSGTPNLEDLLVNNMTANSAEKFHRLPNLVRANIHEHLVPLDVVKNVEVLFTDRIDLKDLVFDLHNLVQLELTFVYCKELVEVLEVLKHCPKLQTLVISTYDDKV